The proteins below are encoded in one region of Hordeum vulgare subsp. vulgare chromosome 3H, MorexV3_pseudomolecules_assembly, whole genome shotgun sequence:
- the LOC123444812 gene encoding histone-lysine N-methyltransferase ASHR3-like isoform X2: protein MCFLQGAGPAYDIEEAFRRLPLPYIDQEFNIDSIKKEELESVTKPPPYVHLKHNVYFVKKKCDGDPIEAKCSDCDPPLTCQIRCSCRSVSISCSQACKCSKKCTNRPFRREKKIGVVKTEHCGWGAIALETIEKGDFVIEFVGEVIDGARFEERLQDMKRRRDQNFYMCKVNNNFIIDATFRGNDCRFFNHSCRPNCQLDNWQVNGKTRLGVFSLQGIQVGEPLTYNYSFEQHFGPQTECFCGAENCRGKL from the exons ATGTGCTTCTTACAGGGTGCAGGTCCTGCATATGACATTGAG GAAGCCTTCCGGCGATTACCTCTCCCGTACATTGATCAAGAGTTCAATATTGATTCTATTAAGAAAGAGGAGTTGGAAAGTGTGACAAAACCACCTCCATATGTACATTTGAAGCATA ATGTAtatttcgtcaagaagaaatgtGATGGTGATCCCATTGAAGCTAAATGCAGCGATTGTGACCCTCCTCTGACCTGTCAAATAAGATGCTCGTGCAG GTCGGTGTCCATTAGCTGCTCTCAGGCTTGCAAGTGCTCAAAAAAATGCACTAACAGACCATTTCGCAGAGAGAAAAAGATCGGGGTTGTTAAG ACAGAACATTGTGGATGGGGTGCCATAGCATTGGAAACCATTGAGAAAGGTGATTTTGTGATAGAGTTTGTTGGAGAAG TTATAGATGGCGCGAGATTTGAAGAGAGGCTTCAAGACATGAAACGGCgtcgagatcaaaatttctacatgtgtaaagtcaacaacaacttTATAATAGATGCGACATTCAGAGGAAATGATTGTCGCTTTTTTAACCACAGCTGCAGACCTAACTGTCAGTTGGATAATTG GCAAGTTAATGGCAAGACAAGGCTAGGTGTGTTTTCTTTACAGGGTATACAGGTGGGTGAGCCATTGACCTACAATTACAG CTTCGAACAACATTTTGGTCCACAGACGGAATGTTTCTGTGGTGCTGAAAACTGCCGAGGGAAGCTGTGA
- the LOC123444812 gene encoding histone-lysine N-methyltransferase ASHR3-like isoform X1: protein MVLFLQFFFDLCSLLRLIHLQEAFRRLPLPYIDQEFNIDSIKKEELESVTKPPPYVHLKHNVYFVKKKCDGDPIEAKCSDCDPPLTCQIRCSCRSVSISCSQACKCSKKCTNRPFRREKKIGVVKTEHCGWGAIALETIEKGDFVIEFVGEVIDGARFEERLQDMKRRRDQNFYMCKVNNNFIIDATFRGNDCRFFNHSCRPNCQLDNWQVNGKTRLGVFSLQGIQVGEPLTYNYSFEQHFGPQTECFCGAENCRGKL from the exons ATGGTTTTGTTCTTACAGTTTTTCTTTGATCTGTGTTCATTGTTGAGATTGATTCATTTACAGGAAGCCTTCCGGCGATTACCTCTCCCGTACATTGATCAAGAGTTCAATATTGATTCTATTAAGAAAGAGGAGTTGGAAAGTGTGACAAAACCACCTCCATATGTACATTTGAAGCATA ATGTAtatttcgtcaagaagaaatgtGATGGTGATCCCATTGAAGCTAAATGCAGCGATTGTGACCCTCCTCTGACCTGTCAAATAAGATGCTCGTGCAG GTCGGTGTCCATTAGCTGCTCTCAGGCTTGCAAGTGCTCAAAAAAATGCACTAACAGACCATTTCGCAGAGAGAAAAAGATCGGGGTTGTTAAG ACAGAACATTGTGGATGGGGTGCCATAGCATTGGAAACCATTGAGAAAGGTGATTTTGTGATAGAGTTTGTTGGAGAAG TTATAGATGGCGCGAGATTTGAAGAGAGGCTTCAAGACATGAAACGGCgtcgagatcaaaatttctacatgtgtaaagtcaacaacaacttTATAATAGATGCGACATTCAGAGGAAATGATTGTCGCTTTTTTAACCACAGCTGCAGACCTAACTGTCAGTTGGATAATTG GCAAGTTAATGGCAAGACAAGGCTAGGTGTGTTTTCTTTACAGGGTATACAGGTGGGTGAGCCATTGACCTACAATTACAG CTTCGAACAACATTTTGGTCCACAGACGGAATGTTTCTGTGGTGCTGAAAACTGCCGAGGGAAGCTGTGA
- the LOC123444813 gene encoding protein EARLY RESPONSIVE TO DEHYDRATION 15-like isoform X2 — protein sequence MEVVTGSNGGRLNPWAEPFVPGSWCRPAPVEAAASAEVEDFSPEWWRLVASSPSFRDSWLRDYGDMGLLDADECPDDGDAFFPPPALPRNEGEGRKEEAAVKKSGGEVAPWGIEKWWRAHVASPPEVPKYAEKAPAKVLGGGGRFSPRTIQQPR from the exons ATGGAGGTGGTGACCGGCAGCAACGGCGGGAGGCTGAACCCGTGGGCGGAGCCCTTCGTGCCGGGGAGCTGGTGCCGCCCCGCCCCCGTGGAGGCTGCGGCGTCGGCGGAGGTCGAGGACTTCTCCCCCGAGTGGTGGCGcctcgtcgcctcctcgccgtccttCCGCGACAGCTGGCTCCGCGACTACGGCGACATGGGTCTTCTGGACGCCGACGAGTGCCCGGACGACGGCGACGCCTTCTTCCCTCCTCCGGCGCTGCCGCGCAACG agggagaggggaggaagGAAGAAGCCGCCGTCAAGAAGAGTGGGGGCGAGGTGGCGCCCTGGGGGATCGAGAAGTGGTGGCGGGCGCACGTCGCCTCGCCGCCGGAGGTCCCGAAGTACGCGGAGAAGGCGCCTGCTAAGGtcctcggcggcggcggcaggttcAGCCCCCGCACCATCCAGCAGCCTCGCTAA
- the LOC123444813 gene encoding protein EARLY RESPONSIVE TO DEHYDRATION 15-like isoform X1 produces the protein MEVVTGSNGGRLNPWAEPFVPGSWCRPAPVEAAASAEVEDFSPEWWRLVASSPSFRDSWLRDYGDMGLLDADECPDDGDAFFPPPALPRNAEGEGRKEEAAVKKSGGEVAPWGIEKWWRAHVASPPEVPKYAEKAPAKVLGGGGRFSPRTIQQPR, from the exons ATGGAGGTGGTGACCGGCAGCAACGGCGGGAGGCTGAACCCGTGGGCGGAGCCCTTCGTGCCGGGGAGCTGGTGCCGCCCCGCCCCCGTGGAGGCTGCGGCGTCGGCGGAGGTCGAGGACTTCTCCCCCGAGTGGTGGCGcctcgtcgcctcctcgccgtccttCCGCGACAGCTGGCTCCGCGACTACGGCGACATGGGTCTTCTGGACGCCGACGAGTGCCCGGACGACGGCGACGCCTTCTTCCCTCCTCCGGCGCTGCCGCGCAACG cagagggagaggggaggaagGAAGAAGCCGCCGTCAAGAAGAGTGGGGGCGAGGTGGCGCCCTGGGGGATCGAGAAGTGGTGGCGGGCGCACGTCGCCTCGCCGCCGGAGGTCCCGAAGTACGCGGAGAAGGCGCCTGCTAAGGtcctcggcggcggcggcaggttcAGCCCCCGCACCATCCAGCAGCCTCGCTAA